A window from Pangasianodon hypophthalmus isolate fPanHyp1 chromosome 16, fPanHyp1.pri, whole genome shotgun sequence encodes these proteins:
- the snai1b gene encoding snail family zinc finger 1b, giving the protein MPRSFLVKKYFTSKKPNYSELESQNGPISAMVPERYPLAELPTKEDGSLVTTYTSALVWTTSALPLSFPPSSPTTPSSIAPLDLSSPSSSGEEDEGRTSDPPSPDPSDRFQCAHCGISCSSRAALSRHQLSHCSAGTNTNLVENSNMADSTTTRAAFRCKHCPKEYNSLGALKMHIRSHTLPCVCTTCGKAFSRPWLLRGHIRTHTGERPFSCPHCNRAFADRSNLRAHLQTHSEVKKYQCGTCSRTFSRMSLLHKHTVSSCCPNA; this is encoded by the exons ATGCCACGTTCATTTTTGGTGAAGAAGTATTTTACAAGCAAGAAGCCAAACTACAGTGAACTGGAGAGCCAAAATG gtCCAATCTCTGCCATGGTACCAGAGCGCTATCCGCTTGCAGAACTACCAACCAAAGAAGATGGCTCCCTGGTGACCACCTACACTTCAGCTCTTGTATGGACCACCAGCGCCCTTCCACTTTCCTTCCCTCCTTCATCGCCTACCACACCATCCTCCATCGCACCACTGGACCTCAGTTCTCCATCCAGCTCGGGCGAGGAAGATGAAGGCAGAACTTCTGACCCCCCGAGTCCGGATCCTTCGGACCGTTTCCAGTGTGCCCACTGTGGGATTTCCTGCAGCAGTCGTGCCGCACTTTCTCGCCACCAGCTCTCGCATTGCAGTGCAGGCACCAACACTAACCTGGTTGAGaattccaacatggctgacAGCACTACAACAAGAGCTGCCTTCCGGTGCAAACACTGCCCCAAAGAGTACAACAGCCTGGGAGCTTTGAAGATGCACATCCGCTCACACACGCTTCCATGCGTCTGCACCACCTGCGGCAAGGCGTTTTCCAGACCATGGTTACTCAGGGGCCACATTCGTACACACACCG gTGAGCGTCCGTTCTCATGCCCTCATTGTAATCGGGCTTTTGCTGACCGTTCCAACCTGAGAGCTCATCTTCAGACCCATTCAGAGGTGAAAAAGTACCAGTGTGGCACCTGCTCTCGAACCTTCAGCCGCATGTCACTCCTGCACAAACACACCGTCTCCAGCTGCTGCCCAAACGCCTAG